A genomic stretch from Penicillium digitatum chromosome 4, complete sequence includes:
- a CDS encoding Short-chain dehydrogenase/reductase SDR yields the protein MARTKSPPTAGKSLSKPKEPKESDVKRQLLFLWACYKISDVQVDIPAVAKHFGIKNNAARMRFERLRKSLDKMEASTKNDDDHKSQTKEQTDDANTEDEGDAKSD from the exons ATGGCTCGAACCAAATCCCCCCCGACGGCTGGAAAAAGCCTATCCAAACCAAAAGAGCCCAAAGAATCCGATGTGAAAAGACAGCTCTTGTTCCTGTGGGCCTGCTACAAGATCTCAGACGTCCAG GTTGACATCCCAGCCGTTGCCAAACACTTTGGAATCAAGAACAATGCCGCTCGAATGAGATTCGAACGTCTGAGGAAGAGCCTTGACAAGATGGAAGCTTCCACCAAAAACGATGATGACCATAAGTCTCAGACCAAGGAGCAGACCGACGATGCCAATACCGAGGACGAGGGCGATGCCAAGAGTGATTAA
- a CDS encoding alanine--tRNA ligase, whose protein sequence is MWEISEQLHNEEAWGKWLELPSSVTRFCIDIESIERRKDEVDYIAGETVDQWRFQRANSTNMVAAKAHTTVPDTWVVPCLADGAGAPAEQVVADCVTNGSDDNSDKESGGGFDQ, encoded by the exons ATGTGGGAAATTTCCGAGCAGTTACACAACGAAGAGGCCTGGGGCAAGTGGTTGGAGCTGCCCTCTAGCGTCACCAGGTTTTGTATCGACATTGAAAGCATCGAGCGACGTAAAGACGAAGTGGACTACATTGCGGGCGAAACGGTCGACCAATGGCGATTCCAGCGAGCCAATAGCACCAACATGGTCGCAGCTAAGGCTCATACCACAGTACCAGATACATGGGTAGTTCCATGCTTAGCGGACGGCGCTGG AGCTCCTGCTGAGCAAGTGGTTGCTGACTGCGTTACCAATGG GTCTGACGACAACTCCGACAAGGAATCTGGAGGGGGTTTTGATCAATAA
- a CDS encoding Reticulocyte-binding protein 2-like protein a has product MSGFHWNTTDFPKPIFGSHESWSLNKSLCADRYSRYGAYGYLHDWQQVDWAHLQHECLQRNSDRYRRQQSEGKITALYKSLNFNVQSREPLNKTDRAHPRAAVILRSWIGIKYTENDLYHIRSMIMEPSLYSGAEYELILLSDCQGEKMPKETDHAAWETFKAKLLPQELRSLAAWFNADIGILQYFQPTQIFSRLHPQYDYIWQFEIDSRYTGHMYERLHKATEFAKQRPRKYLWERNSHFYIPAVHGIWEEFMKKIDQEMPGHDNSSVWGPHPAEGIDIEGQAILPPVPRPGDEPGTWGVSEEADLITWLPHFNPVGTDGPFRGRVFNFPQDQETPRRAAVVAMSCISARLLSTLLKNRVKSGIGLASEMSPISWALYYGLKAVQVPQPVYHNSKWDPEELNRRVNPGEPGKVNAGLGSIWSWGQHDDIIYNTTFMFNSEFAEKLYRAWLGYDGAEEWDKC; this is encoded by the exons ATTTCCCCAAGCCAATATTCGGATCGCATGAGTCGTGGAGTTTGAACAAGAGTCTCTGTGCCGATCGCTACTCTCGATATGGTGCATATGGCTACCTTCACG ACTGGCAGCAAGTGGACTGGGCACATCTACAACATGAGTGCCTGCAGCGCAATAGCGATCGATATCGCAGGCAACAATCTGAAGGGAAGATAACCGCTCTGTACAAGTCACTGAATTTCAATGTACAGTCTCGTGAGCCCTTGAACAAAACAGACAGGGCTCATCCCCGGGCAGCCGTCATACTGCGCTCTTGGATCGGCATTAAATACACTGAAAACGACTTGTATCACATTCGATCTATGATTATGGAGCCGTCGCTCTATTCGGGTGCAGAATATGAGCTTATCCTCCTCAGTGACTGCCAGGGCGAGAAAATGCCCAAAGAAACTGATCATGCTGCCTGGGAGACATTCAAAGCGAAACTTTTGCCACAGGAGCTGCGCAGCCTGGCGGCATGGTTTAACGCGGATAT AGGGATCTTACAGTATTTCCAGCCTACGCAGATTTTCTCTCGACTACACCCTCAGTACGACTACATCTGGCAGTTCGAGATAGATTCACGATATACCGGCCATATGTACGAACGTTTGCACAAGGCAACAGAATTTGCGAAACAGCGACCACGCAAGTATCTGTGGGAACGGAATTCTCACTTCTATATTCCTGCTGTTCATGGCATTTGGGAAGAGTTTATGAAGAAGATTGATCAAGAAATGCCTGGTCATGACAATAGCAGTGTTTGGGGCCCTCATCCCGCAGAAGGCATCGACATCGAAGGGCAAGCCATTCTGCCCCCCGTGCCTCGCCCAGGAGATGAGCCAGGGACCTGGGGTGTGAGTGAAGAAGCTGATCTCATTACCTGGTTACCCCATTTCAACCCAGTTGGTACGGACGGGCCTTTCCGTGGTCGCGTCTTCAATTTCCCTCAAGATCAAGAGACCCCACGCCGGGCGGCTGTCGTGGCAATGTCTTGCATCTCGGCGCGACTTCTCAGCACGTTGCTTAAGAATAGGGTAAAATCTGGGATTGGTCTCGCATCCGAGATGTCTCCTATATCCTGGGCTTTGTACTATGGTCTGAAGGCGGTCCAGGTTCCTCAACCGGTATACCATAATTCCAAATGGGACCCCGAGGAATTAAATCGCCGCGTCAACCCAGGTGAACCTGGCAAGGTCAACGCTGGGCTTGGTAGCATCTGGAGCTGGGGTCAACATGATGATATCATATACAACACGACGTTCATGTTTAACTCTGAATTCGCAGAGAAGCTATACAGAGCCTGGCTGGGCTATGACGGCGCGGAAGAG TGGGACAagtgttga